One genomic window of Marinobacter adhaerens HP15 includes the following:
- a CDS encoding substrate-binding periplasmic protein, producing MKSLSRILALLLFAQVILAQEVNDGNELLNRPAERTYDIILDSGYLKVGVYENFPPYSYEVDGEPMGIDIELGRRIAEEMGVEFKVHWIIPDENLGDDLRNNVWKGHYLAKQRLADVMLRVPYDKTYAYMQDSTGEYINEQVVLFGPYQQETWQIAYNPEKLDSVETVAVFQYNPIGVEIDTLPDFYLTSAFGGRMRDKVRHYHKVAEAFEALRKGEVSAVMAMRSEIDHELAKPENEGFKAASNGFPGIGKQVWDVGMAIKHTHRQLGYALEAIVDRLVKTGEMNELMAAQNLRYSVPGYYRAFLDEQAIARAEGGVEFGSSTTK from the coding sequence ATGAAAAGTCTGTCTCGAATACTCGCCCTTTTGCTGTTCGCCCAGGTGATCCTGGCCCAGGAGGTTAACGACGGAAACGAACTCCTCAACCGACCTGCCGAGCGCACCTACGACATCATCCTGGACTCCGGCTATCTGAAAGTCGGCGTCTACGAGAATTTCCCGCCTTATTCCTATGAGGTCGATGGTGAGCCCATGGGCATCGACATTGAACTCGGGCGACGGATTGCCGAGGAAATGGGCGTGGAATTCAAGGTGCACTGGATCATCCCCGATGAAAATCTCGGAGACGACCTGCGCAACAACGTCTGGAAAGGGCACTACCTGGCCAAGCAGCGGCTCGCCGATGTGATGCTCCGGGTGCCGTACGACAAGACCTACGCCTACATGCAGGATTCCACCGGCGAGTACATCAACGAACAGGTCGTTCTGTTCGGCCCATATCAGCAGGAAACCTGGCAGATTGCCTACAACCCCGAAAAGCTCGATAGCGTCGAAACCGTGGCGGTGTTCCAGTACAACCCGATCGGCGTTGAGATCGACACCCTTCCCGACTTTTACCTGACTTCCGCGTTTGGCGGCCGCATGCGGGACAAGGTGCGTCACTACCACAAAGTTGCTGAAGCCTTCGAGGCACTGCGCAAGGGCGAGGTGAGTGCCGTCATGGCCATGCGTTCGGAGATTGATCACGAACTGGCAAAGCCCGAGAACGAGGGGTTCAAAGCGGCCAGTAACGGTTTTCCGGGCATCGGCAAACAGGTGTGGGATGTCGGTATGGCCATCAAGCATACCCATCGGCAACTGGGTTATGCCCTCGAAGCCATCGTCGACAGGCTGGTGAAAACCGGCGAGATGAACGAGCTGATGGCCGCCCAGAATCTTCGCTACAGCGTGCCGGGCTATTACCGGGCGTTCCTTGATGAACAGGCCATCGCCCGGGCGGAAGGGGGCGTGGAGTTTGGGAGTAGTACTACCAAGTGA
- a CDS encoding PQQ-dependent methanol/ethanol family dehydrogenase has product MRTNKFGIRIAASALAMAVSYGAHAVTDEDIINDHKTPEDIVSYGMGTQGQRYSILEDLNTSNVQYLQPAWAFSFGSEKMRGQESQPLIKDGVMYVTASYSRIYAIDARTGEEIWQYDARLPDGIMPCCDVVNRGAAIYGDKVIFGTLDAKLVALNKDTGKPMWIKKVADYQAGYAITAAPMVIKGKVITGVSGGEFGIVGKVEAYDANTGDLVWTRPTVEGHMGYVYKDGKKIENGISGGKAGVTWPGEMWKNGGAATWLGGTYDPDTDSLFFGTGNPAPWNSHLRPGDNLFSSSRLAIDPDDGSIKWHFQTTPNDGWDYDGVNELISFDYEENGKTVKAAATADRNGFFYVLNRENGDFIRGFPFVDKITWAEGLDPKTGRPIYAEGGRPGNPADMEGGKGEMVLAQPAFLGGKNWMPMAFSQQTGLFYVPSNEWSMDIWNEPVSYKKGAAFLGAGFTIKPANDDYIGVLRAMDPKTGEEVWRYENTAPLWGGVMTTAGGLVFTGTPEGHLKAFDAKTGEELYRFNTGSGVVGTPITWTMDGEQYVSVASGWGGAVPLWGGEVAKVVKDFNQGGMVWTFKLPKDRVASN; this is encoded by the coding sequence ATGAGAACCAACAAGTTCGGGATTCGCATTGCGGCCAGCGCCCTGGCCATGGCAGTTTCCTACGGGGCCCATGCGGTAACCGACGAAGACATCATCAACGATCACAAGACCCCTGAAGACATTGTCAGCTATGGCATGGGTACCCAGGGACAGCGCTATAGCATTCTGGAAGATCTGAACACCAGCAACGTTCAGTATCTGCAGCCGGCCTGGGCTTTCTCCTTCGGCAGCGAAAAAATGCGCGGCCAGGAATCCCAGCCGCTGATCAAGGACGGCGTCATGTACGTGACCGCCTCCTACTCCCGAATCTATGCCATCGATGCCAGAACCGGCGAAGAAATCTGGCAGTACGATGCCCGCCTGCCCGATGGCATCATGCCCTGCTGTGACGTGGTTAACCGCGGTGCCGCCATCTACGGCGACAAGGTGATCTTCGGTACCCTGGACGCCAAACTGGTTGCCCTGAACAAGGACACCGGTAAGCCGATGTGGATCAAGAAGGTGGCCGATTACCAGGCCGGTTATGCAATCACCGCCGCGCCCATGGTCATCAAGGGCAAGGTCATTACCGGCGTTTCCGGTGGTGAATTCGGTATTGTCGGCAAGGTGGAAGCCTACGATGCCAATACTGGTGATCTGGTATGGACCCGTCCGACGGTAGAAGGCCATATGGGCTATGTCTACAAGGATGGCAAAAAGATCGAAAACGGCATTTCCGGTGGCAAGGCCGGCGTGACCTGGCCCGGCGAAATGTGGAAGAACGGCGGCGCGGCTACCTGGCTGGGCGGCACCTACGATCCGGACACCGATTCTCTGTTCTTTGGTACCGGTAACCCGGCGCCCTGGAACTCGCACCTGCGTCCCGGCGACAACCTGTTCTCCTCAAGCCGCCTGGCGATTGATCCGGACGACGGCAGCATCAAGTGGCACTTCCAGACCACCCCGAACGATGGCTGGGACTATGATGGTGTCAACGAACTGATCTCCTTCGACTACGAAGAGAACGGTAAGACCGTGAAAGCAGCGGCCACCGCCGACCGTAACGGGTTCTTCTACGTACTGAACCGCGAGAACGGCGACTTTATTCGTGGCTTCCCGTTCGTGGACAAGATCACCTGGGCAGAGGGCCTGGATCCGAAGACCGGCCGTCCGATTTACGCCGAAGGCGGGCGCCCGGGCAACCCTGCCGATATGGAAGGTGGCAAGGGTGAAATGGTTCTGGCTCAGCCTGCCTTCCTGGGCGGCAAGAACTGGATGCCAATGGCCTTCAGCCAGCAGACCGGTCTGTTCTATGTGCCCTCGAACGAGTGGTCCATGGATATCTGGAACGAGCCTGTTTCCTACAAGAAGGGCGCTGCGTTCCTGGGTGCAGGGTTCACCATCAAGCCGGCCAACGATGACTACATCGGCGTACTTCGGGCCATGGATCCGAAAACCGGTGAGGAAGTCTGGCGTTACGAGAACACCGCACCGCTGTGGGGTGGCGTGATGACAACGGCCGGTGGTCTGGTGTTCACCGGTACGCCCGAGGGCCATCTGAAGGCGTTTGATGCCAAGACCGGCGAAGAGCTCTACCGCTTCAACACCGGTTCCGGTGTCGTGGGCACGCCCATCACCTGGACCATGGACGGCGAGCAGTACGTCTCTGTGGCGTCCGGCTGGGGCGGCGCGGTTCCGCTCTGGGGTGGCGAAGTGGCCAAGGTGGTGAAGGACTTCAACCAGGGCGGTATGGTCTGGACCTTCAAACTGCCGAAGGATCGGGTTGCCAGCAACTGA
- a CDS encoding ABC transporter ATP-binding protein translates to MSFITVNNLWKEYGDQVILENLNLSVKQGEFCTLVGASGCGKSTFLKMLLGQETQTRGELLLEGEAFPGEPDRNRGIVFQRYSVFPHLTVRQNVLMGLELEQKPWLGKLFGGARKVALEKVDAMLESVGLSPSANKWPHELSGGMQQRLAIAQSLIMRPRVLLLDEPFGALDPGIRGDMHDLLLKLWQETGTTIFMVTHDLKEGFYLGTRLLVFDKVRNDPHDPQAFGATITYDLPIGQTDRKLFEDIHQSVSETARNQAA, encoded by the coding sequence ATGAGCTTCATTACTGTCAACAATCTCTGGAAGGAATACGGCGATCAGGTGATCCTGGAGAACCTGAACCTGAGCGTGAAACAGGGCGAATTCTGCACCCTCGTGGGCGCCTCCGGGTGTGGCAAATCCACCTTCCTGAAAATGCTTCTGGGCCAGGAGACCCAGACCCGCGGCGAACTGCTACTGGAGGGCGAGGCCTTCCCCGGCGAGCCGGACCGGAACCGGGGTATCGTATTCCAGCGCTACTCGGTGTTCCCACACCTGACGGTGCGCCAGAACGTGCTAATGGGTCTGGAGCTGGAACAGAAACCCTGGCTGGGCAAGCTGTTCGGCGGCGCCCGCAAGGTAGCCCTCGAAAAAGTGGACGCCATGCTGGAGTCGGTGGGCCTGAGCCCATCGGCCAACAAATGGCCCCACGAACTCTCCGGCGGCATGCAGCAGCGGCTCGCGATAGCCCAGTCGCTGATCATGCGGCCACGGGTTCTGCTGCTGGATGAGCCTTTCGGCGCATTGGACCCCGGTATTCGCGGTGACATGCATGATCTTCTGTTGAAATTATGGCAGGAGACCGGTACCACCATCTTCATGGTGACCCACGATCTGAAGGAAGGTTTTTACCTGGGCACCCGACTGCTAGTGTTCGACAAGGTGCGCAACGATCCCCATGACCCACAGGCATTCGGTGCCACCATCACCTACGACTTGCCGATCGGGCAGACGGATCGAAAACTGTTCGAAGACATTCACCAGTCGGTCAGCGAGACAGCCCGTAATCAGGCCGCCTGA
- a CDS encoding alpha/beta fold hydrolase yields MASKQWLVEDYEAGDLPLTSGETLHSARLRYHRIGELNAPKDNLIMLPTYYGGAAAGNHPWVRGNSPLDPDRYCIVIPALLGAGESSSPSNTAGAQGGPGFPSVSLYDNVMLQKRLVEDIFGDARIALVMGWSMGGMQALQWGCLFPTQVRAVLATCCTARCYPHNRVFLEGVKAALTCDHAFENGRYRTPPELGLRAFGRVYAGWAYSQAFFRHELWREQGFGSIEELLRFWEQDHLGQDANDLLTVLNTWQNGDISDNPVFGMDYEAALSAIAMPTRMMPCTTDLYFTEEDASEDGRRMPGATVESLESDWGHVAGGAGREAQSHNRILAAARALLSGKAS; encoded by the coding sequence ATGGCGTCGAAGCAATGGCTTGTAGAAGATTACGAAGCAGGTGACCTGCCTCTGACTTCCGGCGAAACGTTGCACTCCGCGAGATTGCGGTACCACCGCATCGGCGAGCTGAATGCACCAAAAGACAACCTTATTATGCTGCCCACGTACTACGGTGGTGCAGCCGCGGGTAATCACCCGTGGGTTAGAGGCAACAGCCCCCTCGATCCGGATCGTTACTGCATCGTTATTCCCGCTTTGTTGGGCGCAGGCGAATCATCCTCACCCTCGAACACCGCCGGAGCACAGGGCGGCCCGGGCTTTCCTTCCGTGTCCCTGTATGACAACGTGATGCTACAAAAGCGGTTGGTGGAGGACATCTTCGGAGACGCCCGGATCGCGCTGGTGATGGGCTGGTCCATGGGCGGGATGCAGGCGCTGCAGTGGGGCTGTTTGTTTCCGACGCAGGTGCGCGCAGTGCTGGCCACCTGCTGCACCGCGCGGTGCTATCCCCACAACCGGGTATTTCTTGAGGGCGTAAAGGCGGCACTGACCTGTGACCACGCCTTCGAGAATGGCCGCTACCGGACTCCACCCGAACTCGGACTCCGGGCCTTCGGCCGGGTTTATGCGGGCTGGGCTTATTCCCAGGCGTTTTTCCGTCACGAGCTCTGGCGCGAACAGGGTTTTGGCTCCATTGAAGAGCTGCTGCGATTCTGGGAGCAGGATCATCTGGGCCAGGACGCCAATGATCTGCTCACCGTACTGAACACCTGGCAGAACGGCGATATCAGCGACAACCCCGTATTTGGCATGGATTACGAAGCGGCGCTCTCTGCCATTGCCATGCCTACCCGAATGATGCCCTGCACCACCGATCTCTACTTTACCGAGGAGGACGCCAGTGAGGATGGCCGCCGGATGCCCGGCGCAACCGTGGAATCGCTGGAATCGGACTGGGGCCACGTTGCCGGTGGTGCGGGCCGGGAGGCTCAAAGCCACAATCGCATCCTTGCGGCCGCCCGGGCCTTGCTCTCGGGAAAGGCGTCATGA
- the glnT gene encoding type III glutamate--ammonia ligase — MTELTNTQALKEKLTEEGVKYAIASYVDIHGVTKGKFVPVAHLGQMMEGSELYTGAALDGVPQDISDDEVASMPDADGLAICPWNRQLAWFPGNLFLNGTPFEACSRNILRRQLSAAADMGYRFNLGIETEFFLFRDTEDGGFAPLSDRDNLGKPCYDPRTLMDNLPIMDELVDAMNELGWDVYSFDHEDANGQFETDFKYADALTMSDRLVFFRMMANEIARKHGAFASFMPKPFADRTGSGAHYNMSLADLKTGENLFEPRGDDLHNCGISKIAYHFTAGVLKHGAAISAVIAPTVNSYKRLVRQGSMSGSTWAPVFMCYGSNNRTNMIRIPGMGGRIECRAADIACNPYLGSALILAAGLEGIREGLDAGAPHHENMYNYSDAEIAEQGIEYLPRNLGEAVEAFEADPLAKEVFGEAMFNSFIDFKKGEWESYQNHVSSWEVDRYLKMF; from the coding sequence ATGACGGAATTGACCAACACCCAGGCCCTGAAAGAGAAGCTCACAGAGGAAGGTGTGAAATACGCCATTGCCAGCTACGTGGACATCCACGGTGTGACCAAAGGCAAGTTCGTGCCCGTGGCTCACCTGGGGCAAATGATGGAAGGCTCGGAGCTTTACACAGGCGCCGCCCTGGATGGCGTGCCCCAGGATATCTCCGACGACGAGGTCGCCTCCATGCCGGATGCCGATGGGCTGGCCATCTGCCCCTGGAATCGCCAGCTGGCCTGGTTCCCGGGCAATCTGTTCCTGAACGGCACGCCTTTCGAAGCCTGTTCCCGGAATATTCTACGTCGTCAGCTGAGTGCGGCGGCCGATATGGGGTATCGCTTCAATCTCGGTATTGAAACCGAGTTCTTCCTGTTCCGGGATACCGAGGATGGTGGCTTTGCCCCGCTGAGTGATCGCGACAACCTGGGCAAGCCCTGTTACGACCCCCGCACGCTCATGGATAACCTGCCCATCATGGATGAGCTGGTAGACGCCATGAACGAGCTGGGCTGGGATGTGTACTCGTTTGATCACGAAGACGCCAACGGCCAGTTCGAAACCGACTTCAAATATGCCGACGCACTGACCATGTCCGACCGCCTGGTGTTCTTCCGGATGATGGCCAATGAGATTGCCCGCAAACATGGCGCTTTCGCGAGCTTCATGCCCAAGCCCTTTGCCGACCGCACCGGCAGTGGCGCCCACTACAACATGTCGCTGGCGGATCTGAAAACCGGCGAAAACCTGTTCGAACCCAGGGGCGACGATCTGCACAACTGCGGCATCAGCAAGATCGCCTATCACTTCACCGCAGGTGTGCTGAAACACGGCGCGGCCATCAGTGCCGTGATTGCGCCGACAGTGAACAGCTACAAACGGCTCGTTCGCCAGGGCAGCATGTCCGGTTCCACCTGGGCACCGGTGTTCATGTGTTATGGCTCCAACAACCGCACCAATATGATCCGGATCCCCGGCATGGGCGGGCGCATCGAATGCCGTGCCGCAGACATTGCCTGCAATCCGTACCTTGGCAGTGCACTGATACTGGCTGCGGGCCTGGAAGGCATCCGTGAAGGTCTGGACGCGGGCGCACCCCACCACGAGAACATGTACAACTACAGCGATGCTGAAATCGCCGAGCAGGGCATCGAGTATCTGCCGAGGAACCTGGGCGAGGCGGTGGAGGCCTTTGAGGCCGATCCGCTGGCGAAAGAAGTCTTCGGTGAAGCCATGTTCAACAGCTTCATCGACTTCAAGAAAGGCGAGTGGGAGAGCTATCAGAACCACGTCTCTTCCTGGGAAGTGGATCGTTACCTGAAGATGTTCTGA
- a CDS encoding HD domain-containing protein, translating to MSDVNAPQAQFTHMKDGTAEDWQTIAKSFGQFAKGLPDRILEHLKLLEGDFGGFPVDRLSHCLQTATLAYRDGKDDEYVVCALLHDIGDTLGTYNHADVAAVLLEPFVSEANHWMIKHHAIFQGYYFFHYLGMDRDMRNEYRDHPHFERTIEFVSKYDSPAFDPEGETLPLEFFEPMVRKVFAQPVKSLYKDAETATE from the coding sequence ATGAGTGACGTCAATGCGCCCCAGGCGCAGTTCACCCATATGAAAGACGGCACGGCAGAGGACTGGCAGACCATCGCAAAGTCATTCGGACAGTTTGCCAAAGGGCTTCCGGACAGGATCCTGGAGCACCTCAAACTGCTGGAGGGCGATTTTGGCGGTTTTCCGGTCGACCGGCTGTCCCATTGCCTGCAGACGGCTACCCTGGCCTACCGGGATGGCAAGGATGACGAATACGTGGTCTGTGCGCTGCTACACGACATCGGCGACACCCTGGGCACCTACAACCACGCCGATGTGGCAGCCGTATTGCTGGAGCCCTTTGTCAGTGAAGCCAATCACTGGATGATAAAGCATCACGCCATCTTCCAGGGCTACTACTTCTTCCATTACCTGGGCATGGACCGGGACATGCGTAACGAATATCGGGATCACCCCCACTTCGAGCGCACCATCGAATTTGTCAGCAAATACGATTCCCCGGCCTTTGATCCCGAGGGCGAGACCCTGCCCCTCGAGTTCTTCGAACCCATGGTGCGCAAGGTCTTTGCCCAGCCGGTAAAGTCGCTTTACAAGGACGCCGAAACCGCCACGGAATAA
- a CDS encoding class II aldolase/adducin family protein: MSEPLSIPSKKEQVSAEEWQLRVDLAAAYRLIALYGWDDLIFTHISLRIPGDEHHFLINPYGMMFEEITASSLVRIDQEGNKVNPDDFDINPAGFTIHSAIHAIREDAACVMHTHTTAGVAVSAQKEGLLPLSQQSLFPLSGLAYHDYEGVALREDEKARLQADLGNARFMILRNHGLLTTGPSVAEAFLGMYILQRACEVQIQAMSGGQPLVQIPDSILSSIREQAKQVTKGMGGNLAWPGLLRKLDRIDPGFRD, encoded by the coding sequence ATGTCTGAACCCTTATCAATTCCGTCCAAGAAAGAACAGGTGAGTGCTGAAGAATGGCAACTGCGCGTTGATCTTGCCGCCGCCTACCGCCTGATTGCCCTCTACGGCTGGGACGATCTGATCTTCACGCATATTTCCCTGCGGATCCCCGGTGACGAGCACCATTTCCTGATCAATCCTTACGGCATGATGTTCGAGGAAATCACGGCCTCCAGCTTGGTGCGCATTGACCAGGAAGGGAACAAGGTCAACCCTGACGATTTCGACATCAACCCGGCCGGGTTCACCATTCACAGTGCCATCCATGCGATTCGTGAGGATGCCGCCTGCGTAATGCACACCCACACCACTGCCGGCGTGGCTGTCTCAGCGCAGAAGGAAGGATTGCTGCCGTTGTCCCAGCAGAGCCTGTTCCCGCTCTCGGGTCTTGCCTACCACGACTACGAAGGCGTGGCTCTGAGGGAAGACGAAAAAGCGCGCCTGCAGGCGGATCTGGGCAACGCCCGTTTCATGATCCTGCGCAACCACGGCCTGCTGACCACCGGGCCCAGCGTAGCCGAAGCCTTCCTGGGCATGTACATCCTCCAGCGTGCCTGCGAAGTCCAGATCCAGGCCATGTCCGGGGGCCAGCCGCTGGTGCAGATTCCGGACAGCATTCTCAGTTCGATCCGAGAACAGGCCAAGCAGGTCACCAAGGGTATGGGCGGCAACCTCGCCTGGCCGGGACTGCTGCGCAAGCTGGATCGCATTGATCCCGGTTTCAGAGATTAA
- a CDS encoding ABC transporter permease produces the protein MRMINHHPGRVSATLLGLLPFLLIMLIYSLASQERLADNPNDKLLPGLEQMTAAVDRMAFQEDRRSGDYLMWQDTTASLARLGMGVGIAASLALVVGILNGVLPLVRANLAPLVSALSMVPPLAILPILFIVFGLGELSKVMLIVIGTAPIMMRDVAQRVRELPGEQLIKIQTLGANSWQVITRMALPQVLPRLIDAVRLSLGPAWLFLIAAEAIASTEGLGYRIFLVRRYLAMDVILPYVIWITILAIVIDQCLRLANRRLFPWYNAGGH, from the coding sequence ATGCGAATGATCAACCATCACCCCGGGCGTGTTTCCGCTACCCTCTTGGGCCTGCTGCCCTTTCTGTTGATCATGCTCATCTACAGCTTGGCCTCCCAGGAGCGCCTGGCAGACAACCCCAACGACAAACTCCTTCCCGGCCTGGAGCAGATGACCGCGGCCGTGGATCGCATGGCTTTTCAGGAGGACCGTCGCAGCGGCGACTACCTGATGTGGCAGGACACGACCGCCAGTCTGGCGCGCCTTGGAATGGGCGTCGGTATCGCCGCCTCGCTGGCGCTGGTGGTCGGTATTCTCAATGGAGTGCTGCCACTGGTCAGGGCCAACCTTGCTCCTCTGGTTTCTGCCCTTTCCATGGTGCCGCCGCTGGCCATACTACCGATTCTCTTCATTGTGTTCGGGCTGGGCGAGCTTTCCAAAGTCATGCTGATCGTGATCGGCACTGCGCCCATCATGATGCGAGATGTGGCCCAGCGGGTCCGCGAACTTCCCGGCGAGCAACTGATCAAGATCCAGACTCTGGGCGCGAATTCCTGGCAAGTAATCACCCGCATGGCCCTGCCCCAGGTGCTGCCCCGCCTGATCGACGCCGTGCGCCTGAGCCTTGGCCCCGCCTGGCTGTTCCTGATTGCCGCCGAGGCGATTGCCTCCACCGAAGGCCTTGGCTACCGGATCTTCCTGGTGCGGCGCTACCTGGCCATGGACGTGATCCTGCCCTATGTCATCTGGATCACCATTCTCGCCATTGTTATCGACCAGTGCCTGCGTCTGGCAAACCGCAGGCTGTTCCCCTGGTACAACGCAGGAGGCCACTGA
- the pedF gene encoding cytochrome c-550 PedF — translation MAMSFSLKAIVASAMLGLAGFAIAHGNVTPQEVDTGNLPELGDDVRAENPFREGNEFGEFNAQAIKIGESAYAGNCAACHGIRAMSGGLTPDLRELTEWDDEYYIGRVMNGTDRGMPSWKKSMDQNAMWAIRTYVESLPKPE, via the coding sequence ATGGCAATGTCCTTTTCACTCAAAGCAATCGTGGCTTCGGCCATGCTTGGCCTGGCCGGCTTTGCTATCGCGCACGGCAATGTCACACCACAGGAAGTGGATACGGGCAATCTGCCGGAACTGGGGGATGACGTCCGCGCAGAGAATCCTTTCCGCGAAGGTAACGAGTTTGGCGAGTTCAACGCTCAGGCCATCAAAATCGGTGAGAGTGCCTACGCGGGAAACTGTGCCGCCTGCCATGGCATCCGGGCGATGTCCGGCGGTCTCACGCCGGATCTTCGCGAACTGACCGAGTGGGATGACGAGTACTACATCGGCCGGGTGATGAATGGCACCGATCGTGGCATGCCGTCCTGGAAAAAGAGCATGGACCAGAACGCCATGTGGGCTATCCGCACCTATGTGGAATCTCTACCCAAGCCGGAGTGA